In Synergistaceae bacterium DZ-S4, one genomic interval encodes:
- the rplL gene encoding 50S ribosomal protein L7/L12, with protein MTREDIIKAIEEMSVLELSELVKELEDKFGVSAAAPAMMMPMAGAAAPAAAVEEEKTEFDVVLADHGANKIGVIKVVREITGLGLKEAKELVDGAPKTVKEQAAKEEAEEMKKKLEEAGAKVELK; from the coding sequence ATGACACGTGAAGATATCATCAAGGCAATTGAAGAAATGTCAGTACTTGAGCTCTCCGAGCTCGTGAAGGAACTCGAGGACAAATTTGGCGTATCGGCAGCGGCACCCGCGATGATGATGCCTATGGCCGGCGCAGCAGCACCCGCAGCGGCAGTCGAAGAAGAGAAGACAGAGTTCGACGTAGTCCTCGCTGACCACGGCGCAAACAAGATCGGCGTCATCAAGGTCGTTCGTGAGATCACCGGCCTCGGCCTCAAAGAAGCCAAAGAGCTCGTAGACGGCGCACCCAAGACCGTAAAAGAGCAGGCTGCAAAGGAAGAAGCCGAAGAGATGAAGAAGAAACTCGAAGAAGCCGGAGCAAAGGTGGAACTCAAGTAG
- the rplJ gene encoding 50S ribosomal protein L10, protein MPTQAKRETIDSLVGLLNKSNAVFITEYRGLTVKKISDCRKRIREAGGEMKVCKNTLMRIAFTEAGITHAPEFDSGPNGYVLSYGDVASVAKAIRDFSKEKGNEALIVKAAVLEGKILSKEQVFALADLPSKEVLIAQVVGTIAAPLRGLVTVLSGPARGLVTCLSQIKDKKEAA, encoded by the coding sequence ATGCCAACACAAGCAAAACGTGAAACGATCGATTCCCTGGTAGGACTGCTCAACAAGAGCAACGCAGTCTTCATCACCGAGTACCGCGGCCTCACAGTCAAGAAGATCAGCGACTGCCGCAAACGCATCCGCGAGGCAGGCGGCGAGATGAAGGTGTGCAAGAACACACTTATGCGCATAGCCTTTACGGAGGCGGGCATAACACATGCACCTGAGTTTGACTCAGGCCCGAACGGCTACGTTCTCTCCTACGGCGACGTGGCATCTGTAGCGAAAGCCATCCGCGACTTCTCAAAAGAGAAGGGAAACGAGGCCCTGATAGTGAAGGCGGCGGTCCTTGAAGGAAAGATCCTCAGCAAGGAACAGGTCTTCGCGCTTGCGGACCTTCCCTCAAAGGAAGTTCTCATCGCCCAGGTCGTCGGTACCATCGCAGCTCCTCTCAGGGGACTCGTCACAGTACTTTCCGGCCCTGCAAGAGGACTCGTCACATGCCTCTCGCAGATCAAGGACAAAAAGGAAGCGGCATAG
- the rplA gene encoding 50S ribosomal protein L1 produces the protein MSKKGKRYKALLEKVDLTKQYSISEAVAIAKECATAKFDESLELHVRLGVDPRHADQQVRSTIVLPHGTGHTKKVCVLALGDKQKEAQDAGADIVGGEDLVKEIAEGRMDFDAVIATPDIMKSAGRLGKVLGPRGLMPSAKANTVTFDVAGAVKEIKAGRIEFRVDKTAITHNAVGRASFPAEHLENNVKALFRAILKARPAAVKGTYVKSMTLATTMGVGISVDPVQAQKDTTAE, from the coding sequence ATGTCAAAAAAAGGTAAGCGCTACAAGGCACTGCTCGAAAAAGTAGATCTCACGAAGCAGTATTCAATTTCAGAGGCTGTCGCAATAGCGAAGGAATGTGCAACGGCTAAATTCGACGAAAGCCTCGAACTCCATGTTCGTCTCGGCGTAGACCCCCGCCATGCAGACCAGCAGGTAAGAAGCACGATCGTCCTTCCGCACGGGACAGGCCACACAAAGAAGGTGTGTGTCCTTGCACTCGGAGACAAGCAGAAGGAAGCTCAGGACGCAGGCGCGGACATCGTCGGAGGCGAAGATCTTGTAAAAGAGATCGCTGAAGGCAGGATGGATTTCGATGCAGTAATCGCCACACCGGACATAATGAAATCAGCCGGACGTCTCGGCAAAGTTCTCGGTCCCCGCGGACTTATGCCAAGCGCAAAGGCGAATACAGTTACGTTCGACGTTGCCGGTGCTGTCAAAGAGATCAAAGCCGGTCGTATCGAGTTCCGTGTCGATAAAACAGCTATTACGCACAACGCGGTAGGCAGAGCATCTTTCCCGGCAGAACACCTTGAAAACAACGTCAAGGCGCTCTTCAGAGCCATCCTCAAAGCCCGCCCTGCAGCTGTAAAGGGTACCTATGTCAAAAGCATGACCCTTGCAACGACTATGGGAGTTGGAATTTCCGTAGATCCCGTCCAGGCCCAGAAAGACACAACAGCAGAATAA
- the rplK gene encoding 50S ribosomal protein L11 — MAKKVIGELKLQLPAGKATPAPPVGPALGQRGINIMEFVKAFNAKTADKVGMIIPVVITVYADRSFSFILKTPPASILIKKAAGKEKGSSVPNKDKVGKITKKQVQEIAALKMPDLNANDIDAAMKMIEGTARSMGIEVVG, encoded by the coding sequence ATGGCAAAGAAGGTAATTGGGGAGCTTAAACTGCAGCTTCCCGCAGGAAAAGCGACACCGGCGCCGCCGGTAGGACCTGCGCTCGGACAGCGCGGCATTAACATAATGGAATTCGTCAAGGCTTTCAACGCCAAGACGGCGGACAAAGTTGGGATGATCATCCCGGTCGTTATCACAGTATACGCTGACCGCAGCTTCTCTTTTATCCTCAAGACCCCCCCCGCGAGCATCCTGATCAAGAAAGCTGCGGGCAAGGAAAAGGGCTCCTCTGTCCCCAACAAGGACAAGGTAGGAAAGATAACAAAGAAGCAGGTCCAGGAGATCGCGGCTCTCAAGATGCCCGACCTCAATGCGAACGACATCGACGCTGCAATGAAGATGATCGAAGGCACAGCCCGTTCGATGGGCATCGAGGTAGTCGGTTAG
- the nusG gene encoding transcription termination/antitermination protein NusG — MSEIFGNTQERSWYIVQTYSGYENKVKANLEQRIATMGMEDRIFRVLVPIEEKVYIKEGKTKRIRRKIFPSYVLVEMILEDQSWYVVRHTPGVTGFVGSGNHPIPLTPKEVEEIMNKLGKEAKPKVEVDFQVGDTIQVRSGPFAGQAGPVIGIDADKGKIKFSVTVFGRETIVEADYTELEKI, encoded by the coding sequence ACACACAGGAACGAAGCTGGTACATAGTCCAGACCTATTCCGGCTACGAGAATAAGGTCAAGGCGAACCTTGAGCAGAGGATCGCGACGATGGGTATGGAAGACAGGATCTTCCGTGTCCTTGTCCCAATTGAAGAGAAAGTTTACATCAAAGAGGGCAAAACAAAGCGGATCCGGAGAAAGATCTTCCCGAGCTATGTGCTCGTGGAGATGATCCTCGAGGACCAGTCCTGGTATGTAGTTCGCCATACACCCGGAGTGACGGGATTTGTCGGATCGGGAAACCATCCTATCCCCCTTACCCCTAAAGAGGTAGAGGAGATAATGAACAAGCTTGGCAAAGAGGCGAAGCCTAAGGTCGAAGTCGATTTCCAGGTGGGAGATACGATCCAGGTCAGGAGTGGACCATTTGCGGGACAGGCCGGTCCTGTCATCGGTATTGATGCGGACAAGGGCAAGATAAAGTTCAGCGTAACGGTATTCGGACGTGAGACCATTGTTGAAGCGGACTATACCGAGCTGGAAAAGATCTGA